The following nucleotide sequence is from Austwickia chelonae.
GTGCAGAACGGCATCAGGATCCCGCTCAGGTGTTCGGCTGCCGGAGAAACGTTGACTTTCTGCCGTCCTAACCACCCGGTCTGGCTGAGCGAACAGCATCAGGCAACCCTGCATCTGTCCTATGTGACACAGGAAAACGAGAGTGAAAAAATCGATAATCCCACTGTCGACATCCTGGGACAGAAAATTGTGGACAACAAGGTCAGCACGGCGAATAAAGTCTCGCTGGTCTATGAGGTTGACCGCTCAAACAAGCTCTGATCTGGGCCTCTGAGGCAGAGCCTTCTCTTCATCCGGTGGTGGGTCGGTGGTCCGGCCTGCCCATCACCGGGTTGCATCGGCGCTCCCCTGTGCGCCGCCCCCTGGCGGGCTTCGACTCTCCATCGACGAGTCGAAGCCCGCCACCCGCGCTTTCGCGAGCGCATCCCGACCCGCATCCCGACCCGCATCCCGACCGTGGAATGATGCCGGACCCGTGCTGCTGCCAGCCGGTGGTCTTTTCTTCGGCTTCTATCGCCGCATCTTAAATACATCAGATGAATAATCGACGGAAACTCTTGAGGGTCCTGACCGCCCGCCAAGTGTGCGGAAATCAGGAAAGATATGTATCCATACATTCGTTCGAAAAGCTTTTACAGCCAGATCATCGCTGGTCAGAGACCGGCGGGGGGATATTTCAGACCCAAGAGCACTCAGTCAACATCCGTCACTTTCGCGAAATACATACAGATTTCTCTCTGCATATTTTCAGAAAGTCATGCAATATACCGGCCAGATCAAAGAGTCCCCCGACATCAGTAAAGAAGGTCAAGGAATCGGCTGTATCTCGTGACAATCAGAATCATTAATGCTCATGATTTTTGCGTCCACAGTCATTCAGCAGATCGGAGTTCCAGCACATGTCTACCTCCAGGCCTATCGGCCGCATCCTGGGCATGGCCGCAGCTGTAACTATGATCGGAGGCACACTCGCCTCAAGCACAGCCCTTGCCGCTCCACCAAGCGGAGAAGCAGACGCCTCGACACTCATCGTCGGTGGCACCCCCGCCAAAGACGGCGAGTTCCCCTTCATGGTGTCGCTCCAGCTCAACGGCGAATCATTCTGTGGTGGTTCCCTGATCAACTCCACCACGGTGCTCACCGCAGCACACTGTGTGAACGACGAAACCGCTGAAAGCGCCAAGAAGATCACCCTGGCCATCGGGCGCACCGTCCTGTCCGACGAGACACAAGGCGTCGACCGGAAAATCCGCTTCACCGGCGGGTCCCCCGACATCACGACCCACCCGTCCTACGGCAAGAAAGTCGGCTACGACGCTGCCCTGATCCGTCTGGACAAACCGGTGAACAACATCACCCCGGTCGACCTGCCCGAAGCCGGATCGACCGCCCTGTACAAGCCCGGATCCATCGCCACTGTCATCGGCTGGGGCACCACCCGAGCGACCTGGCCGCCGAAGTACCCCGACCGGCTTCTCAAAACCAATGTCACCATCCATACCCCGGCGCTCTGCGCCAAAGCCGGTGGCGACGACTACAACGCAGAAACCGACTTCTGCGCCAGCGCCGAAGGCAAGGACTCCTGCCGAGGTGACAGCGGCGGCCCGATCATGCGCAAGGTCGCCGGACGCTACTACCAGATCGGCGTGGTCTCCTGGGGCAAAGGATGCGCGCAGAAGAACAACCCCGGTTTCTACACCTCCACCGCCTCCGAAAAGGTGCGAGAGGGACTCGGTTTCTAAAAGGAACACCCGCACCTCACCGGCCACGTGCAAGGGCAGCCGACCTTGCTCTGCCGACCCACACAACACAGGACATGCCCGCCTCGTCTGCACTCCGACGAGGCGGGCATGTCTGCTGAAAATCTTTCTTCCTCAAATGATCTGTCACATAAGGCGAGCCTTATACTTGTTGACTCGGTGCAGAAACGGGAAGTCGGTG
It contains:
- a CDS encoding S1 family peptidase, with translation MIGGTLASSTALAAPPSGEADASTLIVGGTPAKDGEFPFMVSLQLNGESFCGGSLINSTTVLTAAHCVNDETAESAKKITLAIGRTVLSDETQGVDRKIRFTGGSPDITTHPSYGKKVGYDAALIRLDKPVNNITPVDLPEAGSTALYKPGSIATVIGWGTTRATWPPKYPDRLLKTNVTIHTPALCAKAGGDDYNAETDFCASAEGKDSCRGDSGGPIMRKVAGRYYQIGVVSWGKGCAQKNNPGFYTSTASEKVREGLGF